One Olsenella sp. oral taxon 807 DNA segment encodes these proteins:
- a CDS encoding ATP-binding protein — protein MGIRSLARRIGGRAADAVASLSVLGPGQLKEIQERRESYLSRMADPTDAAAKKLTQTLLAANAVEVYDAYLPQLRELYVPVSRDEEYEGAFDPAHNVRYINITRWVMDATEDSLEKLVNVYDVLSDEECNIALVFHRTTHDTQVFLAVVNVRNDHDNVNVDNYMDRVTGALRGNFPGSEWGREVCTGVPPCIDDDRPYSVACASNIPTEKSESFVSQTVDKLLDGIVPANMTQQYTLILLASPIRDVGERKLRLGEIYSGLAPYASWQTNYTFTESDSQMSGATVGLNVGASAGMQVGTNQSMTDADATSDSTSSAESESASVGETSGTTHSESSSSTHADTSGESTTGSVQVNTSLSSRAGISVGGASAGVGKSVSVGASVSRQYSSSTSDAMGTSVSDGSSRSIANTVGKAVSRGLGRAVTKTVGTAAGSMAAKSLGANFGMNFARTSNVTATVGKNEGITQSFANFSVKHALELLQEQMKRYEASSALGMWDFAAYVLSEDLNVANNVAHTYLALTQGELSYLSSSAVNLWRGDMGEGSGAAHEIYSYLRELRQPLFGISPDLISRDDDFCVYPPLVSAMTPLSGKELALSLNFPRKSLAGFPVIECAEFGRSVTTYSAVRPDAAGEFSLGRVFHMLHEERTPVRLFADSLSSHVFVTGSTGSGKTNTVCQLLSEADRAGVGFLVVEPAKGEYKDAFGTRGDVRVFGTNPLVAPLLRLNPFAFPAGVHVLEHLDRLVEVFNVCWPMYAAMPAVLKEAVERSYEDCGWDLTESTNDYGEGLYPSFSDVARNVREILDTSEYDAENKGAYKGALLTRLRSLTNGINGMVFASVGLDDAELFEGRVIVDLSRVGSSETKSLLMGVLVLKLREYLMSSFPVANKGLRHLTVLEEAHNLLRRVSTEQSAEGANLLGKSVEMLTNAIAEMRAYGEGFVIVDQAPGLLDLAAIRNTNTKIIMRLPDEDDRQLVGRSANLNDRQVKELARLPQGVAAVYQNEWVEPVLCKVERFEAPSGTYTYARPEVLDPSGKREDALLIAELLSGGRTLFGPERFKDLRKRLDALGVEAFVQVLILRFLQAPPAEPRMTRLGPVMSALFPDVRRAVVSSHRESAFDMSAWTRAASECLAQEAQTTLAEQVRRDIIQAIVTDYLYNELHDENALREWSIKGGLA, from the coding sequence ATGGGGATTAGGAGCCTTGCCAGGCGCATTGGCGGCAGGGCAGCAGACGCGGTTGCCAGTCTCTCGGTGCTTGGTCCCGGCCAGCTCAAGGAGATCCAGGAGCGACGAGAGAGCTATCTCTCCAGGATGGCGGATCCCACTGATGCGGCGGCCAAGAAGCTGACGCAGACCCTCCTTGCCGCAAACGCCGTCGAGGTCTATGATGCCTACCTGCCGCAGTTGCGGGAGCTCTACGTGCCCGTCTCGCGCGACGAGGAGTACGAAGGCGCATTTGACCCGGCCCATAACGTGAGGTACATCAACATCACCAGGTGGGTCATGGACGCCACTGAAGACAGCCTCGAGAAGCTCGTGAACGTCTATGACGTGCTGTCCGACGAGGAGTGCAACATAGCGCTCGTGTTCCACAGGACCACCCATGACACCCAGGTGTTCCTCGCCGTGGTCAACGTGCGCAATGATCATGACAACGTCAACGTGGATAACTACATGGACCGGGTCACGGGAGCCCTGAGGGGCAACTTCCCGGGCTCTGAGTGGGGACGGGAGGTGTGCACGGGCGTCCCTCCCTGCATCGACGACGACAGGCCGTACTCGGTCGCATGTGCGTCGAACATTCCAACGGAGAAGTCCGAGAGCTTTGTGAGCCAAACCGTCGACAAGTTGTTGGACGGCATCGTGCCCGCAAACATGACCCAGCAGTACACGCTGATCTTGCTGGCGTCGCCCATCCGGGACGTGGGGGAGCGAAAGCTTCGCCTTGGTGAGATCTACTCGGGCCTTGCCCCGTATGCCTCGTGGCAGACCAACTACACCTTCACGGAGTCCGACTCCCAGATGTCTGGCGCCACCGTGGGCCTGAACGTGGGAGCAAGTGCCGGCATGCAGGTGGGCACCAACCAGTCGATGACGGACGCCGACGCGACGAGCGACTCGACGAGCAGCGCGGAGTCAGAGAGCGCCTCAGTGGGCGAGACGAGCGGGACGACCCACAGCGAGTCGAGCAGCAGCACGCACGCGGATACGTCGGGCGAGAGTACAACAGGTTCTGTGCAGGTGAACACATCGCTGAGTTCTCGAGCGGGCATAAGTGTTGGTGGGGCGAGCGCGGGCGTCGGGAAGAGCGTAAGCGTTGGGGCGAGCGTGAGCCGACAGTACAGCTCAAGCACCTCAGACGCAATGGGTACCTCGGTCTCGGATGGGAGTTCGAGGTCCATCGCCAACACGGTTGGCAAGGCAGTGTCACGGGGCCTCGGTCGTGCGGTGACCAAGACGGTGGGTACGGCCGCCGGCAGCATGGCCGCAAAGAGCCTTGGTGCGAACTTCGGCATGAACTTTGCCAGGACCTCAAACGTCACGGCGACGGTGGGCAAGAACGAGGGCATCACGCAGTCGTTCGCGAACTTCTCTGTCAAGCATGCGCTTGAGCTGCTCCAAGAGCAGATGAAGCGCTATGAGGCGAGCTCCGCGCTCGGGATGTGGGACTTCGCGGCGTACGTCCTGAGCGAGGACCTGAACGTCGCCAACAACGTCGCCCACACGTACCTGGCCCTGACGCAGGGTGAGCTGTCCTATCTGTCAAGTTCTGCCGTCAACCTCTGGCGTGGGGACATGGGCGAGGGCAGCGGGGCGGCGCACGAGATCTACAGTTACCTGCGGGAGCTGCGTCAGCCACTGTTTGGCATCAGCCCCGACCTCATCTCACGAGACGACGACTTCTGCGTCTATCCGCCCCTCGTGAGCGCGATGACGCCTCTGAGCGGCAAGGAGCTGGCGCTGTCCCTCAACTTCCCGAGGAAGTCCCTGGCGGGGTTTCCGGTGATAGAGTGCGCGGAGTTTGGCAGGAGCGTCACGACCTACTCTGCCGTCCGCCCTGACGCTGCGGGCGAGTTCTCGCTCGGCAGGGTGTTTCACATGCTGCATGAGGAGAGAACGCCCGTGAGGCTCTTTGCGGACTCGCTCAGCTCCCACGTGTTCGTGACTGGTAGTACGGGATCTGGCAAGACCAACACGGTCTGCCAGCTCCTCTCTGAGGCAGACAGGGCGGGCGTGGGCTTCCTTGTGGTCGAGCCTGCGAAGGGCGAGTACAAGGACGCCTTTGGTACGAGGGGCGACGTCAGGGTCTTTGGGACCAACCCCCTGGTCGCACCGCTGCTGAGGCTCAATCCGTTTGCCTTTCCCGCAGGTGTCCATGTCCTCGAGCATCTGGACAGGCTCGTGGAGGTCTTCAACGTCTGCTGGCCGATGTACGCCGCGATGCCTGCGGTGCTCAAGGAGGCTGTCGAGCGCTCCTACGAGGATTGCGGGTGGGACCTGACCGAGTCCACCAATGATTACGGGGAGGGACTCTACCCCTCGTTTTCGGACGTCGCGCGCAACGTGAGGGAGATCCTCGACACGAGCGAGTATGATGCCGAGAACAAGGGCGCCTACAAGGGAGCCTTGCTCACGCGCCTGAGGTCCCTGACCAATGGGATCAACGGCATGGTCTTTGCCAGTGTCGGACTTGATGACGCAGAGCTCTTCGAGGGCAGGGTCATCGTCGACCTGAGCCGCGTCGGCTCCAGCGAGACGAAGTCGCTCCTCATGGGCGTCCTCGTGCTCAAGCTGCGGGAGTACCTGATGAGTTCCTTCCCCGTGGCCAACAAGGGCCTCAGGCACCTGACCGTCCTTGAGGAGGCACACAACCTCCTCAGGCGCGTGTCGACCGAGCAGTCGGCCGAGGGCGCAAACCTGCTTGGCAAGAGCGTGGAGATGCTTACTAACGCCATCGCCGAGATGAGGGCCTACGGGGAGGGCTTCGTCATCGTCGACCAGGCGCCCGGACTGCTCGATCTGGCGGCGATACGCAACACCAACACCAAGATCATCATGCGCCTGCCCGACGAGGACGACCGCCAGCTCGTCGGGAGGTCCGCCAACCTCAACGATCGTCAGGTCAAGGAGCTCGCGAGGCTGCCGCAGGGCGTGGCGGCGGTCTACCAGAACGAGTGGGTCGAGCCCGTCCTCTGCAAGGTCGAGCGATTCGAGGCGCCGTCTGGGACTTATACGTACGCGCGCCCGGAGGTGCTCGACCCCTCAGGCAAAAGAGAAGACGCACTTCTCATCGCCGAGCTGCTGAGCGGGGGCAGGACGCTCTTTGGCCCAGAGCGGTTTAAGGACCTGCGAAAGAGGCTCGATGCCCTGGGCGTAGAGGCCTTCGTACAAGTCCTTATCCTGAGGTTCTTGCAAGCGCCTCCAGCCGAGCCGCGCATGACGAGGCTTGGTCCCGTGATGAGCGCCCTCTTCCCGGACGTGCGTCGCGCGGTCGTCTCGTCACATCGCGAGAGCGCCTTCGACATGTCCGCATGGACGAGGGCTGCATCTGAGTGTTTGGCACAAGAGGCTCAGACTACCTTGGCCGAGCAAGTCAGAAGAGACATCATCCAGGCGATCGTCACCGACTACCTCTACAACGAGCTCCATGACGAGAACGCGCTAAGAGAGTGGTCCATCAAGGGGGGTTTGGCATGA
- a CDS encoding HNH endonuclease: MRGMSDVGSNQDVARPPDPSELSGSVHGSFDPDARIGKAAPDGVGVERGDVGKADDALSDFNPDARISTPSGDAAASEAEIPDSGEPNVQVPEHASGDLRGPDGYYTSLDDRKGLALATRGEWVSSPGNSLCRPDVTTEGGRAVKEELARAGLEGIVYKGCVPDFGPVAKETVTIDTMTPDIETNRTSAYQALADRWCAEGRPDKEGNPKTDWISRDVAEWKKENNLAFHECSDMHTCQFVPQTIHSYYKHYGGRSECAAKERLEGMGVGEQQL; the protein is encoded by the coding sequence ATGAGGGGGATGTCTGACGTGGGCTCGAACCAGGACGTGGCACGGCCACCCGATCCCTCAGAGCTCTCCGGTAGCGTCCATGGCAGTTTTGACCCCGACGCAAGGATTGGGAAAGCTGCCCCGGATGGCGTCGGGGTCGAGCGTGGGGACGTTGGGAAGGCGGATGATGCCCTCTCTGATTTCAATCCCGATGCGCGTATTAGTACACCATCAGGGGATGCTGCGGCGTCCGAGGCGGAAATTCCCGATTCGGGGGAGCCTAATGTCCAGGTCCCAGAGCATGCGTCCGGTGACCTGCGGGGTCCTGACGGGTACTACACATCCCTTGATGATCGAAAAGGGCTGGCACTGGCTACACGGGGCGAATGGGTCTCGAGTCCAGGCAATTCCCTCTGCAGGCCTGACGTGACCACCGAGGGGGGCAGAGCCGTCAAGGAGGAGCTCGCTAGGGCCGGGCTCGAGGGAATCGTCTATAAAGGCTGCGTACCCGATTTCGGTCCCGTCGCCAAGGAGACCGTCACGATCGATACCATGACGCCTGATATCGAGACCAATAGGACATCGGCCTACCAGGCCCTCGCTGACAGGTGGTGCGCGGAGGGGCGTCCCGACAAGGAGGGAAACCCCAAGACCGACTGGATCTCGCGTGACGTCGCTGAATGGAAGAAGGAAAACAACCTCGCGTTCCATGAGTGCAGCGACATGCACACCTGTCAGTTCGTTCCGCAGACCATTCACTCATACTATAAGCATTACGGTGGCCGCTCGGAGTGTGCAGCAAAAGAGAGGCTAGAGGGCATGGGAGTCGGGGAGCAGCAGCTATGA
- the ybaK gene encoding Cys-tRNA(Pro) deacylase: MSRRERERVAKTNAMRELERGHITYVARELGEEKDISRGLGLRMAREAGEDPQSQFKTLVCVAPSGGHMVCCIPVADELDLKKAAAAAGEKSLELLPVKDLESVTGYVRGGCTPVGMRRQFPTLIDETAQLFGTVGISGGRRGLSLELDPGDLAGFVKATFADIVQGSDSSH, translated from the coding sequence ATGAGTAGACGAGAGAGGGAGAGGGTCGCAAAGACCAACGCCATGCGTGAGTTGGAGCGCGGTCACATCACCTACGTGGCCCGCGAGCTTGGCGAGGAGAAGGATATCTCGCGTGGACTCGGTCTGCGAATGGCGCGGGAGGCGGGAGAGGATCCCCAGAGCCAGTTCAAGACCCTCGTCTGCGTGGCGCCCTCGGGCGGCCACATGGTCTGCTGCATCCCCGTTGCAGACGAACTCGACCTCAAGAAAGCCGCAGCGGCAGCGGGCGAGAAGTCTCTTGAGCTTCTACCTGTCAAAGACCTTGAGTCCGTGACGGGGTATGTGCGTGGGGGCTGCACGCCCGTGGGTATGAGACGACAGTTTCCCACCCTTATCGACGAGACGGCCCAGCTCTTCGGCACGGTAGGCATATCTGGAGGCCGACGTGGCCTGAGCCTCGAGCTCGACCCCGGTGACCTCGCAGGGTTTGTCAAAGCGACATTTGCCGATATCGTGCAAGGTAGTGACAGTTCGCACTAA
- a CDS encoding C40 family peptidase, producing MGKLVVSRRKLLALAGGMALGAVMSGLGATLAYADPEASQETLDALSDAKARYDDAEAKLEEIGSQLEELGAQQEQTQQQVDDTQSRIDETQSKIEDSRQRIRSKQEEIDQKQREIQSAQDELGRSVAANYKTGGISIVDIVVNSGSLDELANSIYYSDKIAQSERDKIAHIKSLKSQLEEQKAQLEEEKARLERQKAQLEEQKARLEELKRQLDQQAADTQAKQREAQSVVDGLDQEVKDLIARRDAETQAAREEEQRRAAEAAAMANYGAGTPAITGSGLRERLCNAALSLLGVPYVWGGTYPQSGGTDCSGLMQWAFAQCGYSIPRTTTTQLAACRAAGHVFFDTSQLQPGDLVFVNGGHHVAMYLGNSRCVHEPSPGGVCMVSPLSRWGGIYALGFPLA from the coding sequence ATGGGCAAGCTGGTTGTTTCGAGAAGGAAATTGCTTGCTCTGGCGGGTGGTATGGCGCTGGGGGCGGTCATGTCGGGGCTCGGCGCGACGCTGGCTTACGCAGATCCCGAGGCATCGCAAGAGACCTTGGACGCGCTTTCCGACGCGAAGGCGCGCTACGACGACGCCGAGGCAAAGCTCGAGGAAATCGGCAGCCAACTCGAGGAGCTGGGCGCCCAGCAAGAGCAGACACAGCAGCAGGTCGATGACACTCAGTCCAGGATCGACGAAACTCAGTCAAAGATAGAGGACTCGAGGCAAAGAATCCGGAGCAAGCAGGAGGAGATCGACCAAAAGCAGAGGGAGATCCAGTCCGCACAGGACGAGCTGGGCAGGAGCGTCGCCGCTAACTATAAGACGGGCGGGATTTCCATCGTCGACATCGTCGTCAACTCAGGCTCCCTCGACGAACTCGCCAACAGCATCTACTACTCTGACAAGATCGCCCAGAGCGAGCGGGACAAGATTGCTCACATAAAGAGTCTGAAGTCCCAGCTTGAGGAGCAGAAGGCCCAGCTCGAAGAGGAGAAGGCCCGGCTCGAGAGGCAGAAGGCCCAGCTCGAGGAGCAGAAGGCCCGGCTCGAGGAGCTCAAGAGGCAGCTGGACCAGCAGGCGGCAGACACGCAGGCCAAGCAGCGGGAGGCCCAGTCGGTGGTCGACGGACTCGACCAGGAGGTAAAGGACCTCATAGCTAGGCGCGACGCCGAGACCCAGGCTGCGCGCGAGGAGGAACAGCGTAGGGCCGCAGAGGCTGCCGCAATGGCAAACTACGGTGCGGGCACACCTGCCATTACCGGTTCGGGGCTTCGCGAGCGACTCTGCAATGCCGCGCTGTCGCTCCTTGGTGTCCCCTATGTGTGGGGTGGGACCTATCCGCAGTCAGGGGGGACGGACTGCTCTGGCCTCATGCAGTGGGCCTTTGCCCAGTGCGGCTACTCCATTCCGCGCACGACCACGACTCAGCTTGCCGCCTGTAGGGCTGCCGGCCACGTGTTCTTTGACACCTCGCAACTCCAGCCTGGCGACCTCGTGTTCGTGAATGGGGGCCACCACGTTGCCATGTATCTTGGTAACAGCAGGTGTGTCCATGAGCCGAGCCCGGGTGGGGTCTGCATGGTCTCCCCACTGAGCCGTTGGGGTGGTATCTATGCGCTAGGTTTTCCGCTCGCGTAG
- the hisG gene encoding ATP phosphoribosyltransferase produces the protein MRAGTARGFRDILPSEALARERIVGMVQACLTGHGYVPVETPLLELHETFERVGKPRIPSFQLFDSESGPLVLRSDLTMPIARMVSERTDESSLPLRLRYLEPVVRESSALAGQPRQFTQLGAELFDVRGSLPEIEIVSVLAETLKTLGVPSWRIVCGSVTPLLSLLDACAPSAAFHAQVLSLVHDSDLPGLDELVRGAMLDRRAAHALSSLCRLAGDASTIDEADGLLAEVGIPIKRRGTCELRDFARQLSSLTEDADIGFDFSIVNSFDYYTGIVFKAYSDASSGAIASGGRYDAVPESFGRSEMSACGFALSLERLQEVLGEQGESGVVSTARGRSTRPLRIAVPKGGLFRGAVDVLGRAGLPVEGLRNLGRRLIVSAGDVEYVIVRAQDAPAFVGHGGADCGICGNDSIIEADIELVQLVDLGFGACRFVVAEPRAKQGVAEGAYSWRGTVRVATKYPRITQDYYDSIGQKVDIVTLHGNIELGPIVGMTDRIVDITATGATLRENDLVIVDDVMSCTARFFAGPAAYRSDGRVRRLAANLGKLSQEGREA, from the coding sequence GTGCGGGCTGGAACAGCGCGGGGGTTTCGGGACATCCTTCCGAGCGAGGCGCTCGCCCGCGAGCGCATCGTCGGCATGGTGCAGGCATGTCTCACAGGGCACGGCTACGTTCCTGTCGAGACGCCTCTCCTCGAGCTGCACGAGACCTTCGAGCGTGTCGGTAAGCCGAGAATTCCATCATTTCAGCTCTTCGACTCAGAGAGCGGACCGCTCGTGCTCCGGTCCGACCTTACGATGCCCATTGCGCGCATGGTGTCCGAGCGAACCGACGAGAGCAGCCTGCCCCTTCGTCTGCGCTATCTGGAGCCTGTGGTCCGCGAGAGCTCGGCCCTTGCGGGGCAGCCGAGGCAGTTCACCCAGCTCGGGGCCGAGCTCTTCGACGTGCGGGGCAGCCTGCCCGAGATCGAGATAGTCTCGGTCCTTGCCGAGACGCTCAAGACGCTAGGCGTGCCATCCTGGCGCATCGTCTGCGGTTCTGTGACCCCGCTCCTCTCGCTGCTTGACGCCTGCGCACCAAGTGCCGCCTTTCACGCACAGGTCCTGTCGCTGGTTCATGACTCTGACCTGCCGGGGCTCGACGAACTAGTCAGGGGCGCCATGCTCGATCGTCGTGCGGCCCATGCGCTGAGCTCTCTTTGCCGCCTTGCCGGCGACGCCTCCACCATCGATGAGGCCGACGGCCTTCTCGCCGAGGTGGGCATCCCCATTAAGAGGCGTGGGACGTGTGAGCTGCGTGACTTCGCGAGGCAGCTCTCGAGCCTTACCGAGGATGCGGACATCGGTTTTGACTTCTCGATCGTCAACTCCTTCGACTACTATACGGGTATCGTCTTCAAGGCCTACTCTGACGCCTCGAGCGGGGCGATCGCCTCGGGGGGGCGCTATGATGCGGTACCCGAGAGCTTCGGTCGTTCCGAGATGTCTGCCTGCGGCTTTGCGCTCTCGTTGGAGCGTCTGCAGGAGGTGCTCGGCGAGCAGGGGGAGTCGGGTGTCGTGTCTACCGCACGCGGGCGCTCGACACGCCCGCTCAGGATCGCGGTTCCCAAGGGCGGGCTCTTTAGAGGTGCCGTGGACGTACTCGGTCGTGCGGGTCTTCCCGTGGAGGGCCTGCGCAACCTCGGGCGCAGGCTCATCGTTTCGGCGGGCGACGTTGAGTACGTGATCGTGCGTGCCCAGGACGCTCCCGCCTTCGTGGGCCACGGCGGTGCCGATTGCGGCATCTGTGGAAATGACTCGATCATCGAGGCGGACATCGAGCTCGTCCAGCTCGTTGACCTCGGCTTCGGTGCCTGTCGTTTTGTGGTGGCCGAGCCTCGCGCCAAACAGGGCGTCGCCGAGGGTGCCTACTCATGGCGCGGGACCGTGCGTGTTGCGACCAAATATCCACGCATCACGCAGGATTACTACGACTCCATCGGCCAGAAGGTTGACATCGTCACTTTGCACGGCAACATCGAGCTTGGACCCATCGTGGGTATGACCGATCGTATCGTGGACATCACCGCGACAGGGGCCACGCTCAGGGAGAACGACCTCGTCATCGTCGATGACGTCATGAGCTGCACTGCCCGCTTCTTCGCAGGGCCCGCCGCCTATCGCTCCGATGGACGCGTGCGCAGGCTCGCAGCGAACTTGGGCAAGCTCTCACAGGAGGGAAGAGAAGCATGA
- the hisD gene encoding histidinol dehydrogenase: MRILSLGVGGRLDRAALRPLGALPREAMEAAERIVDDVRERGDVAVREHSLRLDGSCPEEFRVPGEVIEGALDLVDEEFLSALRLAARQIRDFHERERERSWFTTRADGTVLGVQVTPVAAAALYVPGGRAQYPSTVLMDSIPAKVAGVQRVIMMTPPQRDGSLSAYTLAAAAVAGVDELYAVGGAQAIAAAAYGTESIPPVEKIVGPGNAFVAAAKRCVSGDVGIDMVAGPSEVCVLADATADPVVVAADLMAQAEHDPMAACYLVTPDARLPQKVEDAIELLVPQSPRKDITRASLDVHGVIVITSSLADAVDAVNVIAPEHLELHCADALSLLGKVRNAGAIFVGAWSSEPLGDYVAGPNHTLPTGGTARFSSPLGVYDFTKRSSVISYSPEGLLADGPAVQALAQAEGLWAHALSIGLRRRLLAEGRASTGFSDVASACEDAGFTAWPRALRAPGTARLSDPGDQAGD, translated from the coding sequence ATGAGAATTCTAAGCCTTGGTGTCGGCGGGCGCCTTGACAGGGCGGCGCTCAGACCTCTAGGCGCACTTCCGCGGGAGGCCATGGAGGCTGCCGAGCGGATAGTGGACGATGTGCGCGAGCGTGGTGACGTTGCCGTCCGCGAGCACTCCCTGCGCCTCGATGGGAGCTGCCCTGAGGAGTTTCGCGTTCCTGGGGAGGTCATCGAGGGCGCGCTCGACCTGGTGGACGAGGAGTTCCTCTCCGCCCTGAGGCTCGCAGCCAGGCAGATTCGCGACTTTCACGAGAGGGAGCGCGAGCGCTCCTGGTTTACCACGCGTGCCGACGGCACTGTGCTCGGCGTGCAGGTGACGCCGGTGGCCGCCGCCGCGCTCTACGTGCCAGGTGGTCGCGCCCAGTATCCATCGACTGTGCTCATGGACTCGATCCCCGCGAAGGTCGCCGGCGTGCAACGCGTCATCATGATGACTCCCCCGCAGAGGGACGGATCACTCTCGGCCTACACGCTGGCAGCAGCGGCAGTCGCGGGTGTGGACGAGCTGTATGCCGTGGGAGGTGCCCAGGCCATCGCTGCCGCAGCCTATGGTACTGAGTCCATCCCTCCCGTCGAGAAGATCGTGGGTCCCGGTAACGCCTTCGTTGCCGCCGCCAAGCGCTGTGTCTCGGGCGACGTGGGCATCGACATGGTCGCAGGCCCCTCCGAGGTGTGCGTGCTCGCAGACGCTACGGCCGACCCCGTCGTGGTCGCTGCCGACCTCATGGCACAGGCGGAGCACGATCCCATGGCAGCCTGCTACCTCGTGACCCCTGATGCGAGACTTCCCCAGAAGGTGGAGGATGCCATCGAGCTTCTGGTCCCGCAGAGTCCGCGCAAGGACATCACGAGGGCATCGTTGGACGTCCACGGTGTCATCGTTATCACCAGCTCGCTTGCAGATGCCGTGGATGCCGTGAACGTGATCGCGCCGGAGCACCTTGAGCTTCACTGTGCGGACGCCCTCTCGCTTCTGGGCAAGGTGAGGAATGCGGGCGCCATCTTTGTGGGCGCCTGGAGCTCCGAACCTCTGGGCGATTACGTCGCCGGTCCCAACCACACCCTGCCAACGGGCGGTACCGCTCGCTTCTCGAGTCCGCTTGGCGTCTATGACTTCACTAAGCGTTCGAGCGTGATCTCATACTCGCCAGAGGGGCTGCTCGCCGATGGTCCTGCCGTCCAGGCGTTGGCCCAGGCCGAGGGACTCTGGGCGCACGCACTCTCTATAGGCCTTCGAAGGAGACTCCTCGCAGAAGGCAGGGCGAGCACGGGCTTTTCCGATGTCGCCTCGGCATGCGAGGACGCAGGATTCACCGCCTGGCCGCGAGCACTCAGGGCGCCGGGTACAGCGAGGCTTTCGGATCCTGGCGATCAGGCCGGCGACTAG
- the hisC gene encoding histidinol-phosphate transaminase, which yields MTLSISKRVRCLMRPAAAALEPYDAAFSQAHINLSANENDYPMPAAAREAIDAAIARTPTNRYPIAMADELREAIAAWHGVEKDQVIVGNGGDELLFNLILAFGGTDRPLLVLAPTFSVYELYAKLLETPVIRLWRDPDTFGVDEDRAVEAAGRANLIIVTTPNNPTGNLSSPEFVARLCDACPGIVLADEAYIEFAEKGSSSEGLLVAHDNLSVLRTLSKAYQFAGGRLGYALASADVIAALAAVRQPYSVSVLAQVAALAVIERRFEFQHSIDRIRQERQRTLLALASLSDMGLRVWPSSANFLLVRLPHAAEARVRLRDEFSILVRDLSDTPGLTDCLRITVGRPDENDAVIGAITTILRGESQ from the coding sequence GTGACGCTTTCCATCTCCAAAAGGGTCCGTTGCCTCATGCGGCCTGCGGCGGCGGCGCTCGAGCCTTACGACGCGGCTTTCTCTCAGGCACACATCAACCTCTCCGCCAACGAGAACGACTATCCTATGCCAGCTGCCGCACGCGAGGCGATCGACGCGGCCATCGCGCGGACGCCCACCAATCGTTACCCCATCGCGATGGCGGACGAGCTGCGCGAGGCCATCGCGGCGTGGCATGGCGTCGAAAAGGACCAGGTCATCGTCGGAAACGGTGGCGATGAGCTCCTTTTCAACCTCATCCTCGCCTTTGGGGGAACCGATAGGCCCCTGCTCGTCCTTGCGCCGACCTTCTCGGTCTACGAGCTCTACGCCAAGCTCCTCGAGACACCCGTCATCAGGCTGTGGCGTGATCCGGATACTTTCGGGGTCGACGAGGACAGGGCCGTCGAGGCAGCAGGGAGAGCCAACCTCATCATCGTGACGACGCCCAACAATCCGACGGGCAACCTCTCATCTCCAGAGTTCGTGGCCCGTCTCTGTGACGCTTGCCCCGGCATCGTTCTTGCCGACGAGGCCTACATCGAGTTCGCTGAGAAGGGGTCAAGCTCAGAGGGGCTGCTCGTTGCCCATGACAACCTGTCCGTGCTGCGCACGCTCTCGAAGGCCTACCAGTTCGCGGGCGGTAGGCTCGGTTACGCCTTGGCGTCTGCTGACGTCATCGCGGCGCTCGCGGCTGTGCGTCAGCCCTACTCGGTGAGTGTTCTTGCGCAGGTAGCGGCGCTTGCCGTCATCGAGCGCCGCTTTGAGTTCCAACACAGTATCGATAGGATCAGGCAGGAGCGACAACGGACGCTCTTGGCCTTGGCCTCCTTGTCGGACATGGGCCTTCGTGTGTGGCCGAGCTCGGCGAACTTCCTGCTTGTGCGTCTGCCCCATGCTGCCGAGGCCCGTGTGCGCCTGCGTGACGAGTTCTCGATACTCGTGCGCGACCTCTCGGATACGCCGGGCCTCACGGACTGCCTGCGTATCACCGTCGGCAGGCCAGACGAGAACGACGCCGTTATCGGCGCCATCACCACAATCCTGAGAGGAGAGTCGCAATGA
- the hisB gene encoding imidazoleglycerol-phosphate dehydratase HisB — protein MSLSKEDLVSGPTKDATSTAHRRASVSRTTGETDVTVTLDLDGQGDCSLATGVGFFDHMLNALGRHALLDLTVEARGDTWVDDHHTVEDVGIVMGQALREALGDKRGIRRFSDACVPMDEALVLAAIDVSGRGELFWDLPIKVQKVGSFDTELAHEFFVGLARDAGITLHVRKLAGENAHHVIECAFKAVARALRIAVEPDPRVSGVPSTKGSL, from the coding sequence ATGAGCCTATCGAAGGAGGACCTCGTGAGCGGTCCGACAAAGGATGCGACAAGCACAGCGCACAGGCGTGCCAGCGTCAGCCGCACGACTGGGGAGACTGATGTGACGGTTACGCTCGACCTCGACGGTCAGGGAGACTGTTCCTTGGCTACGGGGGTCGGCTTCTTCGACCACATGCTGAACGCCCTCGGTCGCCACGCCCTGCTCGACCTCACGGTCGAGGCTAGGGGCGATACCTGGGTGGATGACCACCACACGGTCGAGGATGTTGGCATCGTCATGGGGCAGGCCCTGCGTGAGGCCCTAGGCGACAAGAGGGGTATCAGGCGCTTCTCGGATGCCTGCGTCCCCATGGACGAGGCGCTCGTGCTCGCTGCCATCGATGTCTCGGGCCGAGGTGAGCTCTTCTGGGACCTGCCCATCAAGGTCCAGAAGGTGGGGAGCTTTGACACCGAGCTTGCCCACGAATTCTTTGTAGGTCTTGCCCGCGACGCTGGCATCACCCTGCACGTTCGCAAACTTGCGGGTGAGAATGCCCACCACGTCATCGAGTGTGCGTTCAAGGCGGTAGCCAGGGCCCTGCGCATCGCGGTCGAACCTGACCCGCGTGTGAGCGGCGTACCCTCGACGAAGGGAAGCCTTTGA